Proteins from one Deltaproteobacteria bacterium genomic window:
- a CDS encoding response regulator yields the protein MQEKKVLIAEDNPKTRLFLKNQLELLGYQVEAVSNGQAAVEMAVELDPILIILDVKMPQMDGIDAAKAITSKGPVPIILITGLSSDEMATKAIESGVFAYLVKPVTKKQLEPAIKLAMARYREFKSLKVEVDDLKDAIETRKLVERAKGILMKRCNISEEEAFKLLQSHSQKENKKMREIAEGIISVSKLM from the coding sequence GTGCAGGAAAAAAAGGTCCTCATAGCTGAGGACAACCCAAAAACCAGGCTTTTTCTAAAGAACCAGCTTGAGCTCCTCGGCTACCAGGTAGAGGCGGTCTCAAACGGCCAGGCAGCCGTGGAGATGGCCGTCGAGCTGGACCCGATCCTCATAATCCTCGACGTCAAGATGCCGCAGATGGACGGCATAGACGCTGCAAAGGCAATAACCTCCAAAGGGCCCGTACCCATAATCCTCATAACAGGCCTTTCCTCGGACGAGATGGCCACAAAGGCCATAGAGTCCGGCGTTTTCGCTTACCTCGTAAAGCCCGTCACTAAGAAGCAGCTCGAGCCGGCCATTAAGCTCGCGATGGCAAGGTACAGGGAATTCAAGAGCCTCAAGGTTGAGGTAGACGACCTGAAGGACGCGATCGAGACCAGGAAACTCGTAGAGCGCGCCAAGGGCATCCTCATGAAGAGGTGCAATATCTCCGAGGAAGAGGCCTTCAAGCTCCTCCAGTCCCACTCCCAGAAAGAGAACAAGAAAATGCGCGAGATAGCCGAGGGCATCATCTCCGTAAGTAAGCTCATGTAA
- the hydG gene encoding [FeFe] hydrogenase H-cluster radical SAM maturase HydG, whose translation MSIDHENIERLASLPEPGETDALRVLKTASKAKGLSLEEAATLLAIKEPNLAGLLIKTAAEVKETVFGKRIVLFAPLYLSNHCTNGCRYCGFRSGSNGIARKALSVDEAVTEAQTLEGMGFKRVLLVTGEDPRWGIDYIVSCVRAIYDRTGIRIVHVNAPPMETDSLKELKASGAGVYQSFQETYHRPTYELMHPFGRKKDYDFRLGVMDRAMEAGFGDVGIGPLLGLYDYRFDALATISHSLHLYNKFGAHAHTISIPRLRPAEDGLKDVPMRVTDLELKKIVAVFRLSVPSAGIVASTREPASLRAELIHAGATQLSAASRTNPGGYAGKEASLEQFSTTDHRGLAEVMKSVVDEGLLPSLCTACYRVGRTGGDFTGRTIAGEMEKFCQANAILTLKEYLLDFCSNGTRESVERAIDEGLAGVKDQGLKEALILKLDALEKGKRDQYF comes from the coding sequence ATGTCCATCGACCATGAAAATATAGAGCGCCTGGCGTCCCTGCCTGAGCCGGGCGAGACCGATGCCCTCCGGGTGCTCAAGACCGCTTCAAAAGCCAAGGGGCTTTCACTTGAAGAGGCTGCCACGCTCCTTGCCATAAAGGAGCCGAATCTGGCCGGGCTACTTATAAAGACCGCGGCAGAGGTAAAGGAGACGGTATTCGGGAAGCGCATCGTCCTTTTCGCGCCCCTTTATCTCTCGAACCATTGCACGAACGGCTGCAGGTACTGCGGATTCAGAAGCGGCAGTAACGGGATTGCGCGAAAGGCCCTTTCAGTCGACGAAGCCGTTACAGAGGCGCAGACCCTCGAAGGCATGGGTTTTAAGCGCGTGCTCCTTGTGACCGGCGAGGACCCGAGATGGGGCATCGACTATATCGTCTCGTGCGTGAGGGCCATATACGATAGGACGGGCATAAGGATAGTCCATGTGAACGCCCCCCCGATGGAAACGGACTCTCTTAAGGAACTCAAGGCCTCGGGAGCCGGTGTCTACCAGTCCTTCCAGGAGACTTACCACCGGCCCACCTACGAGCTCATGCACCCGTTTGGCAGGAAAAAGGACTACGATTTCAGGCTGGGCGTGATGGACAGGGCGATGGAGGCGGGCTTCGGCGACGTGGGCATAGGCCCGCTCCTGGGACTCTACGATTACAGGTTCGACGCGCTCGCAACCATCTCCCATTCGCTCCACCTCTATAATAAATTCGGCGCGCACGCCCATACCATTTCCATACCGAGGCTACGGCCCGCCGAGGACGGCTTGAAAGATGTGCCGATGAGGGTCACTGACCTCGAGCTTAAAAAGATTGTGGCTGTCTTCCGCTTAAGCGTCCCGTCCGCCGGGATAGTAGCCTCAACGAGGGAGCCGGCAAGTTTGAGGGCAGAGCTCATACACGCCGGGGCTACACAGTTGAGCGCCGCGTCCCGGACCAACCCCGGCGGCTACGCGGGCAAGGAGGCGAGCCTCGAGCAGTTCTCGACCACCGACCACAGGGGACTTGCCGAGGTGATGAAGTCGGTCGTGGACGAGGGGCTTCTCCCTAGCCTCTGCACTGCCTGCTACAGGGTCGGGAGGACCGGAGGGGACTTTACCGGCAGGACCATCGCAGGCGAGATGGAGAAGTTCTGCCAGGCGAACGCCATCCTAACCCTGAAGGAGTACCTGCTGGACTTCTGCAGTAACGGCACAAGGGAATCTGTCGAACGGGCCATTGACGAAGGGCTCGCCGGGGTAAAGGACCAGGGACTTAAAGAGGCGCTCATTTTGAAACTCGATGCCCTCGAGAAGGGGAAAAGGGACCAGTACTTCTGA
- the thiS gene encoding sulfur carrier protein ThiS yields the protein MMHIKVNGERREISEGMTIDALLNILAIKRQGIAIDLNREIVPKRLLGTTVLKEGDAVEIVRMVGGG from the coding sequence CTGATGCACATCAAAGTGAACGGAGAGCGAAGGGAAATCAGCGAGGGAATGACCATTGACGCTTTACTCAACATCCTGGCAATAAAGAGGCAGGGCATTGCAATTGACCTGAACCGCGAGATAGTGCCGAAGAGGCTATTGGGCACAACCGTCCTCAAGGAGGGGGACGCGGTAGAGATAGTCAGGATGGTGGGCGGCGGGTAG